The proteins below come from a single Thalassotalea ponticola genomic window:
- the aroB gene encoding 3-dehydroquinate synthase, with protein MSSLIVELGSRSYPIYIDSGLLSNSPITSHIKGNKVCIVTNAVVADLYLASLQQQLTNYDVDVVVLADGEQEKSLANFERIMAHLLSKLHGRDSTLIALGGGVIGDITGFAAACYQRGIDFIQVPTTLLAQVDSSVGGKTAVNHPLGKNMIGAFHQPKAVLIDVQSLVSLPKREFAAGMAEVIKYGILGDVEFFAWLEANKVAIKQGNSSVLATMIERCCQNKANIVAQDETESGVRALLNLGHTFAHAIEAEQGYGKWLHGEAVAAGMVQAANLAVVLGFITSSQVKRIEQLLRYFDLPTEGPSTMDIESYLKHMVRDKKNLNGKIRLIIPTSIGKTEIFDNISREQLQQVI; from the coding sequence ATGTCGTCATTGATAGTTGAACTCGGTTCTCGCAGTTACCCTATCTATATTGACTCCGGGCTGTTATCAAACAGCCCTATTACTTCACATATCAAAGGCAATAAAGTTTGCATTGTTACCAATGCGGTTGTTGCTGACTTATACCTAGCCTCATTGCAACAGCAGTTGACCAACTACGACGTTGATGTCGTTGTGTTAGCTGATGGGGAACAAGAAAAATCACTGGCCAATTTTGAACGAATAATGGCTCACCTTTTGTCTAAGCTGCACGGTAGAGATTCAACTTTAATTGCGCTTGGTGGCGGAGTCATTGGTGATATTACCGGCTTTGCAGCCGCGTGCTATCAGCGGGGTATTGACTTTATTCAAGTGCCCACCACGTTACTGGCGCAAGTGGATTCATCCGTTGGTGGCAAGACAGCGGTTAACCACCCGTTGGGTAAGAATATGATTGGCGCGTTTCACCAGCCTAAAGCTGTACTTATTGACGTGCAATCGCTGGTCAGTTTACCCAAGCGAGAATTTGCCGCAGGTATGGCCGAAGTGATCAAATACGGCATATTAGGCGATGTCGAATTTTTTGCCTGGCTCGAAGCCAACAAAGTCGCGATCAAGCAGGGCAACAGCTCGGTATTAGCGACGATGATCGAACGTTGTTGTCAGAACAAAGCCAATATCGTCGCCCAAGATGAAACCGAATCCGGCGTAAGAGCACTGCTTAATTTAGGCCACACCTTTGCCCATGCAATTGAAGCAGAGCAAGGCTATGGCAAGTGGCTACACGGCGAAGCCGTTGCTGCAGGTATGGTACAAGCTGCTAATTTGGCAGTCGTACTAGGTTTTATCACCTCATCGCAAGTCAAACGCATTGAACAACTGTTGCGCTATTTTGATTTACCCACCGAAGGTCCTAGCACCATGGACATTGAAAGCTATCTCAAGCACATGGTTAGGGACAAGAAAAATCTCAATGGGAAAATTCGCCTAATTATTCCAACATCTATTGGCAAAACTGAGATTTTTGATAACATAAGCCGTGAACAGTTGCAGCAAGTGATTTAA
- a CDS encoding TorF family putative porin: protein MNNTINKSVLATALTFSSLIATAPIAQAEVSANVGVVSQYFFRGIAQTGTASASAGVDYENSGFYIGTWAADVSDGLEVDLYAGYGFETDAGLGLSIGATTYQYTGNFDSAYNELNLGVSFGMFSVSYNIGTHEEDSGLGIPESDYDFLALTGEYEGFYATYGTWGKDFDGDYIEIGYGAEVAGFDVGVAIIKNSEELDLETFEGDESMVFSLSKSF, encoded by the coding sequence ATGAATAACACAATCAACAAATCCGTTTTAGCTACCGCTTTAACTTTTAGCTCGCTGATCGCGACCGCGCCAATTGCACAAGCAGAAGTGAGTGCCAACGTGGGTGTTGTTTCGCAGTACTTTTTCCGCGGTATCGCGCAAACTGGTACAGCCTCTGCCAGTGCAGGTGTGGATTATGAAAACAGTGGTTTTTATATCGGCACTTGGGCAGCTGATGTAAGCGATGGCTTGGAAGTTGACCTTTATGCAGGTTACGGCTTTGAAACCGATGCAGGCTTGGGTTTGAGTATCGGCGCAACCACCTACCAATACACTGGCAACTTCGACTCCGCCTACAACGAGCTTAATCTGGGTGTTAGTTTTGGCATGTTCTCAGTTTCCTACAACATTGGTACCCATGAAGAAGATAGTGGTTTGGGCATCCCAGAATCTGACTATGATTTTTTAGCACTAACCGGTGAGTACGAGGGCTTTTATGCCACCTACGGCACCTGGGGAAAGGACTTTGATGGTGATTACATCGAAATTGGCTATGGCGCTGAAGTTGCAGGCTTCGACGTCGGTGTTGCGATTATTAAAAATTCAGAAGAGCTTGACTTAGAAACCTTTGAAGGTGATGAGTCAATGGTATTTAGTCTGAGTAAGTCATTTTAA
- a CDS encoding DUF2970 domain-containing protein produces the protein MKFRQLIGSLMAALIGVQSERNRQRDFYHGKASHFVIAGVIGVVIFVVLLLVVVRTVISVA, from the coding sequence ATGAAATTCAGACAGCTCATTGGTAGCCTAATGGCCGCCCTCATTGGCGTACAAAGCGAGCGCAATCGACAGCGCGATTTTTACCATGGCAAAGCGAGCCACTTTGTCATTGCCGGCGTCATTGGCGTGGTGATATTTGTCGTATTGTTACTCGTAGTAGTGCGCACTGTTATCAGCGTCGCATAG
- the rpe gene encoding ribulose-phosphate 3-epimerase — protein sequence MSSFLIAPSILSADFARLGEDVTNVLNAGADVIHFDVMDNHFVPNLTFGPMVCQSLRDYGITAPIDVHLMVKPVDPLVPAFANAGADIITFHPEASDHVDRTLQLIRDNGCKAGLVLNPATPLHVLDYVMDKLDVILLMSVNPGFGGQSFIPTTITKLRQVKQRIQDSGYDIRLEVDGGVKVENIKEIAAAGADMFVAGSAIFAQADYKAVIDAMRAQLAQLDQC from the coding sequence ATGTCGTCATTTTTAATTGCCCCATCGATTTTATCGGCAGACTTTGCCCGTTTGGGTGAAGACGTGACCAATGTTCTCAACGCGGGAGCAGATGTCATTCATTTTGACGTAATGGATAATCATTTTGTCCCCAACTTAACGTTTGGGCCTATGGTTTGTCAGTCGCTTCGCGACTATGGCATTACCGCACCCATTGACGTACATTTAATGGTTAAACCCGTTGACCCATTAGTACCCGCGTTTGCTAATGCTGGCGCTGATATTATTACCTTTCATCCTGAAGCCAGTGATCACGTCGATCGAACGCTACAGTTAATTAGAGATAATGGTTGTAAGGCGGGGTTGGTATTAAACCCTGCGACGCCGTTACACGTTTTAGATTACGTGATGGACAAATTGGATGTGATCTTATTAATGTCTGTTAACCCCGGGTTTGGCGGACAAAGCTTCATTCCGACAACGATCACTAAGCTGCGTCAGGTAAAGCAGCGAATCCAAGACAGTGGTTATGATATTCGCCTCGAAGTGGACGGCGGTGTCAAAGTAGAAAACATTAAAGAAATTGCCGCCGCAGGAGCAGATATGTTTGTTGCGGGTTCGGCAATTTTTGCTCAAGCCGATTATAAAGCAGTGATAGACGCTATGCGCGCCCAATTGGCGCAACTCGATCAATGCTAG
- a CDS encoding Dam family site-specific DNA-(adenine-N6)-methyltransferase translates to MTQKQRAFLKWAGGKYTLSDTIGQMLPKGKRLIEPFVGAGSIFLNSHYDRYLLNDINRDLINIYLTLQSTPDKFIADCRKLFSEQFNQAEQYYHLRSQFNASDDAYQRSLLFLYMNRHGYNGLCRYNSKGGYNVPFGKYKRPYFPEKELLAFAEKAQVSDFVCESYRQTFARAEDGDVIYCDPPYVPLSKTASFTSYAGNGFGLDEQADLANAAEEVTRAKNVTVLISNHDTIWTRKIYEHADHIKSIKVARTISQKGSARNKVGELLALYKPKR, encoded by the coding sequence ATGACGCAAAAGCAAAGAGCCTTTCTCAAGTGGGCCGGAGGTAAATACACGCTAAGTGATACCATAGGTCAAATGCTACCTAAGGGTAAGCGTCTCATCGAACCGTTCGTCGGTGCAGGCTCCATTTTTTTAAACAGCCACTACGATCGCTACTTGCTCAATGATATTAATCGCGATTTGATTAATATCTATTTAACCCTGCAAAGCACGCCAGATAAATTTATCGCTGATTGTCGCAAGCTGTTCAGTGAGCAGTTTAATCAGGCCGAGCAATATTATCACTTGCGCAGTCAATTTAATGCATCCGACGACGCCTATCAGCGCAGCCTGTTGTTTTTATATATGAATCGCCATGGTTATAACGGTCTGTGTCGATACAACTCTAAGGGCGGCTACAATGTACCGTTTGGCAAATACAAGCGTCCTTATTTTCCTGAAAAGGAGCTGTTGGCGTTTGCTGAAAAAGCACAAGTGAGTGACTTTGTCTGTGAAAGTTATCGTCAAACCTTTGCCCGCGCTGAAGACGGTGATGTCATTTACTGCGATCCACCCTATGTGCCATTGAGTAAAACGGCCAGCTTTACCAGTTATGCAGGTAACGGCTTTGGCCTAGACGAGCAAGCGGATTTAGCCAATGCGGCTGAAGAAGTAACACGTGCGAAAAACGTCACCGTATTGATCTCAAATCACGATACGATTTGGACTCGCAAAATTTATGAGCATGCAGATCACATCAAGTCGATAAAAGTCGCCCGAACCATCAGTCAAAAAGGCAGTGCCCGTAACAAAGTCGGTGAACTACTCGCGCTTTACAAGCCCAAGCGATAG
- the aroK gene encoding shikimate kinase AroK gives MAEKRNIFLIGPMGAGKSTIGREIADKLHLDFYDSDQEIERRTGADISWVFDLEGEEGFRKREEKVIEDLSEMQGIVLATGGGSVISDLIRNRLSARGIVVYLETTIDKQVARTQRDRRRPLLQTEEDSRTVLERLAKERNPLYEEIADHVVQTDDQSAKVVANKIVEKLDF, from the coding sequence ATGGCAGAAAAACGTAATATTTTCCTGATCGGCCCAATGGGAGCAGGTAAAAGCACAATTGGCAGAGAAATTGCCGACAAACTTCACCTGGACTTTTATGATTCAGACCAGGAAATTGAACGCCGTACGGGCGCAGATATTTCATGGGTTTTTGATCTAGAGGGTGAAGAAGGCTTTAGAAAACGCGAAGAAAAAGTCATTGAAGATCTCAGTGAAATGCAAGGCATCGTTCTGGCTACAGGTGGTGGTTCTGTGATCAGTGATTTAATTCGCAATCGATTATCTGCTCGCGGTATTGTGGTGTATTTAGAAACGACCATTGATAAGCAGGTAGCACGCACCCAGCGAGATCGTCGCCGTCCACTATTACAAACGGAAGAAGATTCCCGTACTGTATTAGAGCGTCTAGCTAAAGAACGCAATCCACTGTATGAAGAAATCGCAGATCACGTCGTACAAACTGACGATCAAAGCGCTAAAGTAGTCGCTAATAAAATCGTTGAGAAGTTGGATTTCTAA